The genomic region CAGTTTCCGGCCTCAGTAGGAAAAGCAATAGTATAATTGCTTGAGCTAGCTCAGGGAAGCATGCATTTCTAAATTTGAGAGCTTAGCTTAAGTGGTCGGCCCTGCATTTGTTTAATTTGGCCTACCAGTGACCATGGTGTTTATATATAAGGGACAGAGTTATATTTCTCTCCCATGCGCCACTTTGAGGTTACACTATTATAGCTTTAAGTCTTTAACAAGTAACAACATGATAGATAGAAGTGGGTGTGCCCTTATATTGATTAGAAGTCAAATGAATGTAATAAGATTTCAGCTTCAATTACATTGCTAATTGAGCTGAAATAACACTAACAAATCTCTGAACTCATCCAAAACAATTGTATGATCGAACTGTCAATTGATTCAAACTTATTAGATAGAGCTGAATCCAGTAATGAAATCTAAAATCTTGACTGTATGTTGTAGATTGCTTCCTTATCCACTAAGAAAGCCTTTGTAAGAATGTCGCTAGAGATGTGAGGCCTTGCTCCGAATACTGTGTTGGCAAGGGTAATAGTTCCTGGATTTTGGCTGCTGAAAGCTGAATAGGCTACTGCTATAGTATATCCAACATTATATTGGAAATGCACAAGACCTTCCGGGAACACAAACACATCACCTGGCTGAAGTATTTTTGTAATGAGTTTGTTTTCGGGGTTGGAGGTGACAAAACCCACTTGGAGGCTTCCTTCAAGGACTGTCAAGATTTCAGTCGCTCTAGGATGAGTGTGTGGAGGATTAACACCCCATGCAGCGAAATCGATGCGTGCAATGGAGATGCCAAAGGTGTTGAGTCCTGGAATTTGGTTCACCCTAACAGAGGTCACACGTGAACCAAATACGGTTGATGTGTTGCCTGCTATGTCAAGTCCACTATAGAAGAAGTCATTGGCTTCAACAAGATTAGGGTCCTTGCAGACAATGCCATTCACTGCACCTGAAATTAGTCGTGACAAAAAATACATTACAACATAACTAAATAATAGTGGAAAGAAGTTTGATTGTTGTACTAATTACCTAAGCGTGTTGGCTGCGGTACACAGAAATCTTGCAGACTCTCAGCTGCGAAAGCAATGGAGCAAGTCATGGCTAGGAGTAATGCTAGAAACAGAAGTTGAGAGGCCATTTCTGGATTTAATTCTCACTAGACAGAGATGGACAAAATTTGCTTAAACTTTGTAAGTAAGAACAAACTCAATTGTAGACTGAGACCACCATATGAGCCTTCCTTTATAGATCTAAACCTTGGAACCGTGTATAAAGATTTGTATCACTGGAAGCTTGTTTCACTTATCTTGTCTGTTTTATATATATACCTTAATGTGCTCTTATTAGTCACATATCTTGAACTGCAAAGTTGGTAGTTGGCTTGGAAATTTGCTGCTTCATTTGTAATGCAAAGATTTAAGTCATTCATAACTTGTGCTGTAGCTATTTTTTGTATAGGCATATAGTACCCAGCTGGGATCTTTACAGTGTAAACCAACTATGTGAGGGTAATTTTGTTTATAAAGTAAATTAATAGAGAACTGGTTTCTGCTCTCTAATAATTTTGTACAAGTAACCGAGACAATTTCCAGACTTATGATTTGGATTTTATTCAATTTTGTGTCTTTCTTGCTCTAAACTCCTACCTGACGAAAGTATCCAAATTTTTGTTCTGTTTTTTCATTTTCTGTTTTGGGAAGAGGAAGCAAATGTTTTTGTGTAAAAAACTCTAGGGGAGAATTGCAGGAATTAAGAAAAAACAAGGCATTTTAGAGAAACAGAATCAAACAAATTCATAAGTAACAATTATTACATGGATCACTAAGTGATCAGAAACAAATAATAGTCTTGAATAGAAGAATCAAACGAAAAATCAGACTGAACATGATTGTACTGGTAAATGAACTGTAACAGATTTCTACACACTTTAAGAGTAAATAAACCGT from Fragaria vesca subsp. vesca linkage group LG3, FraVesHawaii_1.0, whole genome shotgun sequence harbors:
- the LOC101314543 gene encoding putative germin-like protein 2-1-like, yielding MASQLLFLALLLAMTCSIAFAAESLQDFCVPQPTRLGAVNGIVCKDPNLVEANDFFYSGLDIAGNTSTVFGSRVTSVRVNQIPGLNTFGISIARIDFAAWGVNPPHTHPRATEILTVLEGSLQVGFVTSNPENKLITKILQPGDVFVFPEGLVHFQYNVGYTIAVAYSAFSSQNPGTITLANTVFGARPHISSDILTKAFLVDKEAIYNIQSRF